The Hymenobacter baengnokdamensis genome includes a region encoding these proteins:
- the mnmD gene encoding tRNA (5-methylaminomethyl-2-thiouridine)(34)-methyltransferase MnmD has protein sequence MSSEQVGEASKIEVRTTADGSPTLYVPALDEHYHSRHGAAQESRHVFIEAGLRPLLAAGYGQGGPPLRILEVGLGTGLNALLTLEAAQNIGAAIAYAGYETVPLPPPMVAALAPQWAAEPVLSQAFSQLHAAPWGVPVMLAKGFELTKIQAEVQAAALPAGYYNLFYFDAFAPEKQPELWGEEIFKNLYVLAAPGAVLVSYCAQGQFRRNLRAAGWLTEKLPGPPGKREMTRARKPS, from the coding sequence ATGAGCAGCGAACAAGTGGGCGAAGCGTCAAAAATAGAGGTGCGCACGACGGCCGATGGCTCGCCCACGCTCTACGTGCCCGCCCTCGACGAGCACTACCACTCGCGCCACGGCGCGGCCCAGGAGTCGCGCCATGTGTTTATTGAAGCCGGCTTGCGGCCCTTGTTGGCGGCAGGCTACGGCCAGGGCGGCCCGCCGCTACGCATTCTGGAAGTAGGTCTCGGCACCGGCCTCAACGCCCTGCTGACGCTGGAAGCCGCCCAAAATATCGGCGCGGCCATTGCCTACGCTGGCTACGAAACCGTGCCGCTGCCGCCGCCAATGGTGGCAGCGCTAGCCCCGCAATGGGCAGCCGAGCCAGTGCTTAGCCAGGCCTTCAGCCAGCTGCACGCCGCTCCCTGGGGCGTGCCGGTAATGCTGGCCAAAGGCTTTGAGCTGACTAAGATTCAGGCCGAAGTGCAGGCGGCGGCTTTGCCAGCCGGGTACTACAACCTGTTTTATTTCGATGCCTTCGCCCCCGAAAAGCAGCCCGAGCTGTGGGGAGAAGAAATATTCAAAAACCTATATGTTTTGGCTGCGCCCGGCGCGGTGCTGGTGAGCTATTGCGCCCAGGGCCAGTTCAGGCGCAACCTGCGGGCCGCGGGCTGGCTCACCGAAAAGCTGCCCGGCCCGCCCGGCAAGCGCGAGATGACGCGGGCCCGAAAACCAAGCTAA
- a CDS encoding energy transducer TonB, translated as MAFYLHNFSIIRKCLFIPFILIAASPGHSQSRLAAEGTATLFHPPQMPGNDGDAAIVRAIQLGVKYSRQALRDEVQGQVLVSFAVSPGGQVCLIKIEQGIQADLDTAVVQAVRQLPRLQPATQNGKSVACLLRAPVTFTISDLLHSPRRPLPAADSIQLFTAVTRMPLYQGKVGYQHLAADIAAEYLRSNEGNAHSLPKFGAQIVVTVEPSGRLDRVERLPVDEAQKTALNALFGDQVAQREENEEEIYQLSEASLLQLAAIIRRLPRLTPAYVANQPVAMRLILKLRNPNSPY; from the coding sequence ATGGCTTTCTACTTACATAACTTTTCGATAATAAGAAAATGTCTTTTTATTCCCTTTATACTGATTGCTGCGTCACCTGGTCACAGCCAATCCAGGTTGGCAGCCGAAGGGACAGCGACTTTATTTCACCCGCCTCAAATGCCTGGCAATGATGGAGATGCCGCGATTGTACGGGCTATCCAATTAGGCGTAAAGTATTCAAGGCAAGCGCTTCGGGACGAAGTTCAGGGGCAAGTACTGGTAAGCTTCGCCGTTTCGCCGGGCGGACAAGTATGCTTAATTAAAATAGAGCAAGGAATTCAGGCTGACTTAGACACGGCCGTGGTACAGGCAGTGCGCCAATTGCCACGTCTGCAACCAGCCACGCAGAATGGTAAGTCAGTAGCCTGCTTGCTGCGTGCACCCGTCACCTTTACCATCAGCGATTTACTGCATTCGCCCCGGCGACCGCTACCTGCAGCCGATTCAATTCAATTGTTCACCGCCGTTACAAGAATGCCCCTCTACCAAGGAAAAGTTGGTTATCAGCACTTAGCCGCCGACATAGCTGCCGAATATTTGCGAAGCAACGAAGGCAATGCCCATAGCTTACCTAAGTTCGGGGCGCAGATAGTGGTGACGGTAGAGCCTAGCGGCCGCCTCGATAGAGTGGAGCGTCTACCAGTTGACGAAGCTCAAAAAACGGCGCTGAATGCTCTGTTTGGCGACCAAGTGGCCCAGCGGGAAGAAAATGAGGAAGAAATTTATCAGTTGTCGGAAGCCAGCTTATTGCAGCTAGCTGCAATCATTCGCCGCCTACCCCGCCTAACACCAGCTTACGTGGCAAACCAGCCAGTGGCTATGCGCTTGATTCTGAAGCTCCGTAATCCTAATAGCCCGTATTAG
- a CDS encoding DUF2157 domain-containing protein has protein sequence MSRKFLETESPAWVSEGLITEAQRERLLARYPSEAVQAVGLLPLLGSILVGLSALSVVAANWQSLPEALRLGLLLGTLLAAYAGGEYFLRRGNRRVGHGLLGLGLVTFGASIILTSQLYQLVGYDVSGLLAWEVVGVLLSFLYESQSLTLLPILIGAAVQTYCTQALGVFSYATMGLVVLGSGYRWWHRPDTLVASVLAAGLLWQAALWVALSHAKITWFFIPAMLVYAAGDWHPDPAASRALKGPPLVAAYLFALGLALFGETDQYAGLLRPPVLAYLGALAAVLALSVAGKQVRGRLATLPDWLLLLPGFYLPGGLPLAIATLVVLYAHAGSMLARAHRSADAEQLTVGTVLFIIATMVAYFKLTWAFLDKSLFFLIGGVLLLSLSWYLRRRNASRLAETVAAVTAPAGAATASPNPETQP, from the coding sequence GTGTCCCGAAAATTTTTAGAAACGGAAAGTCCCGCCTGGGTTAGCGAAGGCCTCATTACGGAGGCCCAGCGCGAGCGGCTGCTGGCCCGCTACCCATCAGAAGCGGTGCAGGCGGTGGGGCTGCTGCCGCTATTGGGCAGTATTCTGGTGGGCCTGAGTGCGCTGAGCGTGGTGGCGGCCAACTGGCAGTCGCTACCCGAGGCGCTGCGGCTGGGGCTGCTGCTGGGCACCCTGCTGGCCGCCTACGCGGGCGGCGAGTACTTTTTGCGGCGGGGCAACCGGCGGGTGGGCCACGGCCTGCTCGGGCTGGGGCTGGTCACGTTCGGGGCGAGCATCATCCTTACGAGCCAGCTATATCAGCTGGTGGGTTACGATGTCAGTGGTCTGCTGGCCTGGGAGGTAGTAGGCGTGCTGCTGAGCTTTTTGTACGAGAGCCAAAGTCTGACGCTGCTGCCCATTCTCATCGGTGCGGCGGTGCAGACGTATTGCACGCAAGCGCTGGGAGTATTCAGCTACGCCACAATGGGGCTGGTAGTGCTGGGCAGCGGCTACCGCTGGTGGCACCGGCCCGATACGCTGGTGGCATCCGTGCTGGCGGCGGGGCTGCTGTGGCAGGCGGCGCTGTGGGTGGCGCTGTCGCACGCCAAGATTACCTGGTTTTTTATTCCGGCCATGCTCGTGTACGCGGCCGGCGACTGGCACCCCGACCCGGCCGCCAGCCGGGCCCTGAAAGGGCCTCCGCTGGTAGCCGCCTATTTGTTTGCGCTGGGCCTGGCGCTGTTTGGCGAAACCGACCAGTACGCCGGCCTGCTGCGTCCGCCCGTGCTGGCGTATCTGGGAGCCCTGGCGGCTGTGCTGGCCCTATCAGTGGCCGGTAAGCAGGTGCGGGGCCGGCTGGCCACCCTGCCCGACTGGCTGCTGCTGCTGCCCGGCTTTTACCTGCCGGGCGGGCTGCCGCTGGCTATTGCCACGCTGGTGGTGCTGTATGCGCATGCCGGCTCCATGCTGGCCCGCGCCCACCGCTCGGCCGATGCCGAGCAGCTGACTGTGGGCACCGTGCTGTTTATCATCGCCACCATGGTAGCCTATTTCAAGCTAACCTGGGCCTTCCTCGATAAGTCGCTGTTTTTCCTGATTGGCGGCGTGCTGCTGCTGAGCCTGAGCTGGTACCTGCGCCGTCGCAATGCCAGCCGCCTGGCCGAAACCGTAGCGGCGGTAACCGCGCCGGCCGGCGCTGCTACCGCCAGCC
- a CDS encoding acyl-CoA thioesterase: protein MARVKIALPDAFSFAATLPVRITDLNYGGHLGNDALLGILHEARVQFLAHLGAAEFDPATKLGFIMVDVAIEYKAEAFYGDTLTIDMAANDPGKYGFDIVYQVRNQAGKEITRAKTGMLCFDYNTHKLRVLPQELAGRLS from the coding sequence ATGGCCCGCGTAAAAATAGCCCTGCCCGATGCCTTTTCCTTCGCTGCCACGCTGCCGGTACGCATTACCGACCTTAACTACGGCGGCCACCTCGGCAACGACGCCCTGCTGGGTATCCTGCACGAGGCGCGGGTGCAGTTTCTGGCCCACCTCGGCGCGGCCGAGTTTGACCCCGCTACCAAGCTGGGCTTTATTATGGTTGATGTAGCAATTGAGTACAAAGCCGAGGCGTTTTACGGCGATACGCTGACCATCGACATGGCCGCCAACGACCCCGGCAAGTATGGCTTCGATATTGTGTACCAAGTCAGAAACCAGGCGGGCAAGGAAATTACCCGCGCCAAAACCGGGATGCTGTGCTTCGACTACAACACGCATAAATTGCGGGTTCTGCCGCAGGAACTGGCGGGGCGGCTGAGTTAA